The Novosphingobium sp. PP1Y genome window below encodes:
- a CDS encoding DUF2274 domain-containing protein — protein sequence MTKLRLGPIEDDKPVKVTIEMPAHILRDLAEYARLHAEENNQGEAMPVERLIAPMIERFMGTDRGFARKRRSRGN from the coding sequence ATGACCAAACTGCGACTTGGACCGATCGAAGATGACAAACCGGTGAAGGTGACGATTGAGATGCCCGCTCATATCTTGCGTGATCTGGCAGAGTACGCCCGTCTTCATGCAGAAGAAAACAACCAGGGCGAGGCCATGCCCGTCGAGCGGCTGATCGCCCCGATGATCGAGCGTTTCATGGGAACCGATCGAGGTTTTGCCCGCAAGAGAAGATCGCGCGGGAATTAA